Proteins encoded together in one Dechloromonas sp. HYN0024 window:
- a CDS encoding DUF748 domain-containing protein, producing the protein MAEPTASNPALMSRLTEALKSPRTKRIGKWVAAIFVLVGVLGFLAAPPLLKSVLQKQLSQQLHRDVSIENIDINPYGLSARVSGLSIKAEGGKEVAGFDELFVNVSSASIFNLAAVVDEVRLQGLRLAVSRVGEGRYDISDLLDEWMKPKDEPDTGTPRFSINNIQLINGKIVFDDQPKGKLHTVSDINLALPFVSSLSYQADVLVKPSFSASINGSPLALTGDSKPFSQTRESQLNLDLDRFELAVLQPYLPDSLPFRLKSGTLDSELKVMFKEVSDNVYSLSVVGAAHVSGLAVTEGDGQPLVGWRRLDVELDNVDPINSKIAVKRVGLDGLDVALAVNKQGEFNVLRVADKMTAPGPTVAAPAPKPVAGKPLAWSLGEFALSDGLIRWHDESTPTPVAGEVRKLQVSVGKVNSKLVEPIEIGEVSYQIDLGERFRVEKMAIKGIKVDLPSHRVAIAEVINSGTRARMLRNKAGQIEWVSSPVLKVVRATNTRNDGKARAVAEAEGKQEWIGKVGKLAIDDLGFRFEDRSLDQVAVQEIEGFNLLGEELTNEPNKKGRISLKGKINKKGSLNVDGALQIYPLDVAVKVETIAIPLVPLEPYFGQFLNISLTRGLVSNKGEATAKLEPSGLKAGYKGSFTLGDFVAVDKQNSADFLKWKSLYFGGIDFRLEPLAINVAEIALSDYFSRLILNKDGKLNVADIVRKPAGESRPAEVKAEAKAEAKIESMDDTKVAAKDAAPAKPVIPIKIGKVTLQNGTVNFSDLFVKPNYSVNLNRLGGRVTNLSSAADTVADLELRGRYGNTAPVQILGKLNPLASKPYLDIKAEVSGVDLVGFSPYSGKYAGYAIEKGKLSLSVAYKLENNQLTAENRLFIDQFTFGEKVASPDATTLPVNLAISLLKNNRGEIDLNLPISGSLDDPQFSIGGLIVKVIVNLFVKAVTSPFALLGSMFGSGDELSNIEFAAGRATLNDAAGKKLEAMAKALNERNSLKLEITGRADLEIDRDGAKRAALERAMQVEKLKDLKKAGEGRSLDEIEILPEEKATYLTRAYKEAKFPKPRNVVGLQKDLPVEEMEKLMLTNLPATDEDIKALAGRRAEVVHTWLVEQGKVPPERVFLLPPKVGADDKGKASRVDFSLK; encoded by the coding sequence ATGGCCGAGCCGACCGCCAGCAATCCAGCATTGATGTCACGTCTGACTGAGGCGCTGAAATCACCGCGTACCAAGAGAATTGGCAAATGGGTGGCGGCTATTTTTGTGCTCGTCGGCGTACTCGGTTTTCTGGCCGCGCCACCGCTGCTCAAGTCGGTGTTGCAGAAGCAGCTATCGCAGCAGTTGCATCGCGATGTCAGTATCGAAAACATCGATATCAATCCCTATGGTCTGTCCGCCAGGGTCAGTGGCCTTTCCATCAAGGCTGAGGGCGGCAAGGAAGTGGCTGGCTTCGACGAGCTTTTTGTCAACGTCTCGTCGGCGTCCATTTTCAACCTGGCCGCCGTGGTCGACGAAGTGCGCCTGCAGGGCCTGCGCCTTGCCGTATCACGCGTTGGCGAGGGGCGTTACGATATTTCCGATCTGCTTGATGAGTGGATGAAACCCAAGGACGAGCCGGATACCGGTACGCCGCGTTTTTCGATCAACAATATTCAGCTGATCAACGGCAAGATCGTTTTTGACGACCAGCCCAAGGGCAAGTTGCATACGGTCAGCGACATCAATCTGGCGCTGCCCTTTGTCTCCAGCCTGTCGTATCAGGCCGACGTGCTGGTCAAACCGTCGTTTTCAGCCAGCATCAATGGCTCACCACTGGCGTTGACCGGTGACAGCAAGCCGTTTTCACAGACACGTGAAAGCCAGCTCAACCTTGATCTCGATCGCTTCGAACTAGCTGTCCTCCAGCCATACCTGCCTGATTCGCTGCCTTTCCGGTTGAAATCGGGAACGCTCGATTCCGAATTGAAGGTCATGTTCAAGGAAGTTTCAGACAATGTTTATTCGCTTTCCGTAGTCGGTGCCGCCCATGTTTCCGGTTTGGCTGTTACGGAAGGCGACGGCCAGCCTCTAGTTGGCTGGAGGCGCCTTGATGTTGAACTCGACAATGTTGACCCGATCAACAGCAAGATCGCCGTCAAGCGGGTCGGGCTCGACGGGCTGGATGTAGCGCTGGCCGTTAACAAGCAGGGTGAATTCAATGTCCTGCGTGTCGCAGACAAAATGACCGCGCCCGGGCCGACGGTGGCAGCACCAGCACCAAAGCCGGTCGCCGGCAAACCCTTGGCGTGGTCGCTCGGCGAATTCGCCCTGAGCGATGGCCTGATCCGCTGGCACGACGAGTCCACGCCGACCCCGGTGGCTGGCGAGGTGCGCAAGTTGCAGGTCAGTGTCGGCAAGGTCAACAGCAAGCTGGTCGAGCCGATCGAGATCGGCGAAGTCAGTTATCAGATCGATCTTGGCGAGCGTTTCCGCGTTGAGAAAATGGCCATCAAGGGCATCAAGGTCGACCTGCCGTCGCATCGCGTCGCCATCGCCGAAGTAATCAATAGTGGTACCCGCGCCCGCATGCTGCGCAACAAGGCGGGGCAGATTGAATGGGTCAGTTCGCCGGTGCTCAAGGTGGTCCGGGCGACCAATACCCGCAACGACGGCAAGGCCAGGGCAGTTGCCGAGGCGGAGGGAAAGCAGGAGTGGATCGGCAAGGTCGGCAAGCTGGCTATCGATGACCTGGGATTCCGCTTTGAGGATCGTTCTCTGGATCAGGTTGCCGTTCAGGAAATCGAGGGATTCAATCTGCTCGGCGAGGAGCTGACCAACGAACCCAACAAGAAGGGCAGGATTTCGCTCAAGGGCAAGATTAACAAGAAGGGCAGCCTCAATGTCGATGGCGCCCTGCAGATCTACCCGCTTGATGTGGCCGTCAAAGTCGAGACGATAGCTATTCCGCTGGTGCCGCTGGAGCCCTATTTCGGCCAGTTCCTCAATATTTCGCTGACGCGTGGTCTGGTCTCGAACAAGGGTGAGGCGACAGCAAAGCTCGAGCCCTCGGGCCTGAAGGCTGGTTACAAGGGATCCTTCACGCTGGGTGATTTTGTCGCCGTCGACAAGCAAAACAGTGCTGATTTTCTCAAGTGGAAATCGCTTTACTTCGGGGGCATCGACTTCCGCCTCGAACCGCTGGCGATCAATGTGGCCGAAATTGCGCTGAGTGACTATTTTTCACGCCTGATCCTCAACAAGGACGGCAAACTCAATGTTGCCGATATTGTCAGGAAGCCGGCGGGCGAGTCCCGGCCGGCCGAGGTCAAGGCAGAAGCGAAGGCAGAAGCCAAAATTGAAAGCATGGATGACACCAAAGTTGCTGCCAAGGATGCCGCACCAGCCAAGCCGGTGATCCCGATCAAGATCGGCAAGGTCACCCTGCAGAATGGCACGGTCAATTTTTCGGACCTCTTCGTCAAGCCCAATTATTCGGTCAATCTGAACCGCTTGGGCGGTCGCGTGACCAATCTGTCGTCGGCGGCCGATACGGTGGCCGATCTGGAACTGCGCGGCCGGTATGGCAATACGGCCCCGGTGCAGATATTGGGCAAGCTCAATCCGCTCGCCAGCAAGCCCTATCTCGATATCAAGGCTGAAGTTAGCGGGGTCGATCTGGTCGGTTTCTCGCCGTATTCGGGTAAATATGCCGGCTATGCCATCGAGAAGGGCAAACTGTCGCTGAGCGTCGCCTACAAGCTCGAAAACAACCAGTTGACTGCGGAAAACCGATTGTTCATTGATCAGTTTACCTTTGGCGAAAAGGTTGCCAGTCCGGATGCGACGACCCTGCCGGTCAATCTCGCCATTTCGCTGCTCAAGAACAATCGCGGCGAGATTGATCTCAACCTGCCGATTTCCGGTTCGCTTGACGATCCCCAGTTCTCGATTGGCGGGCTGATCGTCAAGGTCATCGTCAATCTCTTCGTCAAGGCCGTGACTTCGCCTTTCGCCTTGCTCGGTTCGATGTTCGGCAGTGGCGATGAACTGTCCAATATCGAATTTGCCGCCGGTCGGGCGACGCTCAACGATGCCGCCGGCAAGAAGCTTGAAGCGATGGCCAAGGCGCTCAACGAACGCAATTCGCTGAAGCTTGAAATCACTGGCCGGGCCGACCTCGAGATTGATCGGGATGGTGCCAAGCGGGCCGCCCTGGAGCGTGCCATGCAGGTCGAGAAGCTCAAGGACCTCAAGAAGGCCGGCGAAGGCCGGTCACTGGATGAGATCGAGATTTTGCCAGAAGAAAAAGCGACCTACCTGACGCGGGCCTACAAGGAAGCCAAGTTCCCGAAGCCACGTAACGTGGTCGGTTTGCAGAAGGATTTGCCGGTCGAGGAAATGGAAAAGTTGATGCTGACCAACCTGCCGGCCACCGACGAGGATATCAAGGCGCTGGCCGGGCGCCGGGCCGAGGTCGTACACACCTGGCTGGTTGAGCAGGGCAAGGTGCCGCCGGAACGGGTTTTCCTGTTGCCGCCCAAGGTTGGGGCGGATGACAAGGGCAAGGCCAGTCGTGTTGATTTTTCGCTGAAATGA